A region from the Carassius carassius chromosome 33, fCarCar2.1, whole genome shotgun sequence genome encodes:
- the LOC132114349 gene encoding centrin-2-like, with protein sequence MATSPKKPSLGAVAPRKKASPKAELTEEQKQEIREAFELFDTDGSCYIEVKELKVAMRALGFEPKKEEIKKMIGEVDKDATGKISFGDFLTVMTQKMAEKDSKEEILKAFRLFDDDETGKISFRNLKRVAKELGESLTDEELQEMIDEADRDGDGEVNQQEFLRIMKKTSLY encoded by the exons ATG GCCACCAGTCCCAAAAAGCCCTCTCTGGGGGCAGTGGCCCCTCGTAAAAAAGCCAGTCCAAAGGCTGAACTGACAGAAGAGCAAAAGCAGGAGATCCGAGAGGCGTTTGAGCTCTTCGACACAGATGGTTCTTGTTATATTGAGGTGAAGGAGTTAAAG GTGGCCATGAGAGCGCTGGGGTTCGAGCCTAAAAAGGAGGAAATCAAGAAGATGATTGGAGAGGTTGATAAGGATGCTACTGGAAAGATCTCTTTCGGTGATTTTCTGACAGTGATGACTCAAAAAATG GCTGAAAAGGACTCCAAGGAAGAAATTCTTAAAGCTTTCCGGCTGTTTGACGATGACGAGACTGGAAAAATATCTTTCCGGAATCTAAAGCGAGTGGCCAAGGAACTCGGAGAAAGCCTCACCGACGAAGAGCTGCAG GAAATGATTGATGAAGCAGACCGAGATGGTGATGGAGAAGTTAACCAGCAGGAATTTCTTCGCATCATGAAGAAAACGAGTTTGTACTGA
- the LOC132114038 gene encoding germ cell nuclear acidic protein-like gives MDPGTVSLFQRVSEKLGWDRDGGLDQAEAKLRKSLKKNSCDPEHRPLSDSDASGRDKHVLLTSDEEELDKFLAAKATPKSTFKQSTLTAQKPREPIPVLSSDSDDEFETFLNRVKTPKAKLHLRSVSSSDDSLKRFIVDSMSSDEDFVIERKPSISKGKAKTAKTPKSVQKTEKPPPSLCDPPVFLSDSDDDRDAVIKSTWRTRHSRPPSEEHQATSAGREEEVKPCVLRPAVTVMTHGAPDDSCSSEEEFLSLLDRVRQNQILGGRTHASPRPPPESEPRPPCLSPPSAVSKTAADLVPVKGRSMTHTPVQTPRSRPVSQTEPRAAPHSRVLVCKTPGCFLQSLSVPGSPYSRSFKLNKEELTNKLFQLYNTSVFDSKLPADMSVTWNKKMRKTAGYCISGQERGSGERYARIELSVKVCDSADRLRDTLVHEMCHAATWLINSVRDGHGPFWRLYARKAMLAHPELPMVSRCHSYDINYKYKYQCNRCKNTIGRHSKSLDTSKFVCALCTGQLVLLTPSKPRAPTAFASFVKDNYSSARRDLAGQSHAEVMRKLSADFASKTRLSQS, from the exons ATGGATCCCGGCACTGTATCACTGTTTCAGAGAGTGTCCGAAAAGCTGGGCTGGGACAGAGATGGAGGTCTCGATCAAGCTGAAGCGAAG TTGAGGAAGAGCTTGAAGAAGAACAGCTGTGACCCGGAGCACAGACCGCTGTCTGACTCTGACGCCTCGGGGAGAGACAAGCATGTGCTGCTGACCTCAGACGAGGAGGAACTGGATAAGT TTCTTGCTGCAAAGGCTACCCCAAAATCCACATTTAAACAGTCCACATTAACTGCCCAGAAACCAAG AGAACCAATTCCAGTTCTGTCTTCAGATAGTgatgatgaatttgaaacat TTTTAAATCGAGTGAAAACCCCAAAGGCTAAACTCCATCTGCGGTCTGTGAGTAGCAGTGATGACAG TTTGAAGCGCTTCATAGTGGACAGCATGTCATCTGATGAGGATTTTGTCATTGAGAGGAAGCCTTCCATTAGTAAAG GGAAAGCCAAGACTGCTAAGACTCCCAAATCAGTTCAGAAGACCGAGAAACCGCCTCCATCTCTCTGTGACCCTCCTGTCTTCCTGAGCGACAGTGATGATGACCGAGACGCTGTTATCAAGAGCACCTGGAGGACCAGACACAGCCGCCCACCTTCTGAGGAACATCAGGCCACGAGTGCAGGCAGAGAGGAGGAAGTAAAGCCTTGTGTGCTCCGGCCAGCAGTCACTGTGATGACACACGGCGCTCCAGACGACTCGTGCAGCTCTGAGGAGGAGTTCCTGTCCTTACTGGACCGGGTCAGACAGAATCAGATCCTGGGAGGCAGAACACATGCAAGCCCGAGGCCTCCTCCAG AATCCGAACCACGACCTCCCTGTTTGTCGCCCCCGTCTGCTGTGAGTAAGACCGCTGCTGACCTCGTACCAGTTAAAGGACGGTCGATGACCCACACCCCAGTGCAGACGCCCCGCAGCAGACCAGTGAGCCAGACCGAGCCCAGAGCTGCGCCCCACAGCAG GGTGCTGGTGTGTAAAACTCCCGGCTGCTTCCTGCAGTCCCTGTCTGTTCCTGGATCGCCGTACAGCCGCAGCTTCAAACTCAACAAAGAGGAGCTCACTAACAAACTCTTCCAGCTCTACAACACCAGCGTGTTTGACAGTAAG CTTCCCGCTGACATGTCTGTCACGTGGAACAAGAAGATGCGCAAGACAGCAGGATATTGCATCTCCGGCCAGGAGCGTGGCTCTGGGGAGCGATACGCCCGCATCGAGCTCTCTGTCAAAGTTTGTGACTCCGCAG ATCGGTTACGAGATACATTAGTGCATGAAATGTGTCATGCTGCCACGTGGCTAATAAACAGTGTTCGTGACGGGCACGGGCCGTTCTGGAGGCTGTATGCTCGTAAAGCGATGCTGGCTCATCCTGAGCTACCGATGGTGTCCCGCTGCCACAGCTACGACATCAACTACAAATACAAGTATCAGTGTAACCGCTGCAAAAACAC GATCGGCCGTCACTCGAAGTCCCTGGACACCTCAAAGTTTGTGTGTGCTTTGTGCACTGGGCAGCTGGTGTTGTTGACCCCCTCAAAACCGCGGGCGCCCACGGCCTTCGCCTCCTTCGTGAAGGACAACTACAGCTCGGCGAGACGGGACCTGGCAGGACAGAGCCACGCTGAGGTCATGCGCAAACTCAGCGCCGACTTCGCCAGCAAAACACGTCTCAGTCAGAGCTGA